CCAAAATGTTCCCATTTGTGTCTTTTTAAATTATAATCATTAAAGTAAGACTTGCCACATGTTTCACAATGGAAGGCTTTTTCCCCAATGTGTTGTAGTTTGTGTCTTCTTAAACTACTGCTACGGAAGAAAGATTTCCTACATGTGTCACAATGATAAGGCCTTTCTCCTGTATGACTACGAATATGAACAATAAGATCGGAATTATCGAAGAAGGATTTCCCACAGACTTCACAACAGTAGGGGACTATCCCCAGCGTGCTTTTGTTTATGTGTATTCAAGTGGCTTTTATAAGTAAACGATTTctcacagacatcacaatgataggGCCTTTCTCCAGTGTGGCTACGAATGTGGGCAATAAGATTACAATTATcaaaaaaagatttaccacagatttcacagtgaaacgTCTTTTCCCCATCATGAATCCTTTTGTGTCTTTTTAAATCacaattattaaaataagatTTTGCACATACATCACAATGAAAGGCCTTTTCCCCAATATGTTGCAGCTTGTGCCTGGTTAAATTACTCTTACAGTAGAAATATTTCTCACAGGTTTCGCAAAAGAAGGGTTTTTCCCCCGTGTGGACTCGTTTGTGACTCGTCAAAGAACCCTTAATGGCGAACGACATTCCGCAGATCTCGCAGTGGAATCGTTTTTCTCCCGTGTGTACCGTTTTGTGTTTAGCGAGATGAGACTTCATCAGAAAAGACTGTCCGCAGATCTGGCAATTATAGAGACTTCCTTCGATGTGTTTTCTCTTGTGAACTCGAACGGACTTGGTGGTGCTGAAAGATTCTCCACACATGTTACACTGGAATGGTTTTTCTCCGGTGTGAATTGCCTTGTGAATTTTCAAGGCAGTATTCCTAGCAAAAGACTTCCCGCATGTGTCACAACGGTAAGGTTTCTCTCCCGTGTGAACCCT
The window above is part of the Octopus sinensis linkage group LG28, ASM634580v1, whole genome shotgun sequence genome. Proteins encoded here:
- the LOC118768326 gene encoding zinc finger protein 239-like; translated protein: MEDCKDSNTFNIDSVKQTSGNEKRTSPCKKTLSRKEKSSKRNLYCEICGKSFTYNFCLVIHKRTHTGEKPFHCDVCGKSFADKSCLPSHKRVHTGEKPYRCDTCGKSFARNTALKIHKAIHTGEKPFQCNMCGESFSTTKSVRVHKRKHIEGSLYNCQICGQSFLMKSHLAKHKTVHTGEKRFHCEICGMSFAIKGSLTSHKRVHTGEKPFFCETCEKYFYCKSNLTRHKLQHIGEKAFHCDVCAKSYFNNCDLKRHKRIHDGEKTFHCEICGKSFFDNCNLIAHIRSHTGERPYHCDVCEKSFTYKSHLNTHKQKHAGDSPLLL